In the Bacillus shivajii genome, one interval contains:
- a CDS encoding DNA topoisomerase III, producing MFLIIAEKPDQGAKLAAPFPHKKKQGYIQIDKNDQFPNGAILTWAVGHLCELIPPEEYNASWKKWSLNTLPIIPSTFQYKVSKSKWKQFNVIKNFVQDSSISEIIIAGDAEREGEAIVRIILNQCKNRKPLKRLWISSLTPNAVKKGFANLIAGKDTENLYAEALSRAYADWLVGMNASRAYTLLLQQKGISDVFSTGRVQTPTLALIVKRELEIEKFVSEPFWQVFATFNMNGKTYEGKWHKENESRIDSEDLAIRIATFCEGKNAIVQNIERTKKDFLPPYFFNLSSLQATANKRYKFPPKKTLDIAQKLYIKGIISYPRSDSNFVTKDEAEMFPTILNKIKEIDSYKNYFPLPETSLINNKRYVNEKKVSDHYAIIPTEQVMDPSKLANDEEKIYRLILERLIAAHDEKSIFNYTTIHTLVDERATFISKGKELVQLGWRRILGNENKNKQDKEEQQLPNLENGEEGIALNAYTKEGKTQPPKRYTEGELITLMKTAGKHIEDEELIKVLKETEGLGTEATRAGIINVLKDRNYITVQKNTVYPTEKGKVLIEAVGNSILASPEMTAKWEDRLSDIGKGAASDKQFIEQVKKLSAKLIQDALQASPEWTFDKYDLTQIQPSKWSKTKTKGKFTRQTKPLGKCKSCDGDIVDKGSFYGCSNYKSNECTFTLSKKVLGKSISQTNIRKLLSKGKTDVIKDFKKNDKTFQAALVWNDEKKKIEFHFPK from the coding sequence ATGTTTTTAATTATTGCTGAAAAACCAGATCAAGGTGCAAAGCTTGCTGCCCCATTTCCCCATAAAAAAAAGCAAGGTTATATTCAAATTGATAAAAATGACCAGTTTCCAAACGGTGCAATTTTAACTTGGGCTGTTGGTCATTTATGTGAGCTCATACCGCCGGAAGAATATAACGCTAGTTGGAAAAAGTGGTCACTAAACACTCTGCCAATCATTCCTTCTACGTTTCAATACAAAGTTTCTAAATCAAAGTGGAAACAATTTAACGTGATTAAAAATTTTGTACAGGATTCATCCATTTCAGAAATCATCATTGCAGGTGATGCTGAGCGAGAAGGGGAAGCGATCGTACGGATTATTCTTAACCAATGCAAAAATAGAAAGCCTTTAAAGCGACTATGGATATCATCATTGACGCCAAATGCCGTGAAAAAAGGGTTTGCAAACTTAATAGCTGGTAAAGATACTGAAAATTTATACGCTGAGGCATTAAGTAGAGCGTATGCAGACTGGCTAGTAGGAATGAATGCATCTAGAGCGTATACACTTCTCCTCCAGCAAAAGGGAATTTCAGATGTTTTTTCGACGGGACGTGTTCAAACACCAACTTTAGCTCTCATCGTAAAAAGAGAGTTAGAAATTGAAAAGTTTGTTTCAGAGCCTTTTTGGCAAGTGTTCGCAACATTTAATATGAATGGGAAGACTTATGAAGGGAAATGGCATAAAGAAAATGAAAGCCGGATCGATTCAGAAGACCTAGCAATTCGTATAGCAACGTTTTGCGAAGGAAAAAATGCCATCGTGCAAAATATTGAACGCACGAAAAAGGATTTCCTCCCGCCATACTTCTTTAATTTATCATCTCTTCAAGCAACGGCAAACAAACGATATAAGTTTCCACCTAAAAAAACGTTAGACATTGCTCAAAAGCTATACATAAAAGGAATCATCTCTTATCCGCGAAGTGATTCGAACTTTGTCACTAAAGATGAAGCGGAAATGTTCCCTACGATTTTAAACAAAATCAAGGAGATAGACAGTTACAAAAATTATTTCCCTTTACCTGAAACATCTTTAATCAATAATAAACGGTACGTGAACGAAAAAAAGGTTTCAGATCACTACGCCATTATTCCAACTGAGCAAGTGATGGATCCTTCAAAACTAGCAAATGATGAAGAGAAGATTTATCGACTTATATTGGAACGGTTAATTGCAGCACATGATGAAAAATCAATATTTAATTATACAACAATCCATACATTAGTCGATGAGCGGGCGACGTTTATTTCTAAAGGGAAAGAATTAGTCCAATTAGGATGGAGACGTATATTAGGGAACGAAAATAAAAACAAACAAGACAAAGAAGAACAACAACTTCCTAACCTTGAGAATGGAGAGGAAGGGATCGCGTTAAATGCTTATACGAAAGAAGGAAAAACTCAACCACCAAAAAGATATACAGAAGGTGAATTAATTACGTTAATGAAAACAGCTGGAAAACATATCGAGGATGAAGAGCTCATTAAAGTATTAAAAGAGACTGAAGGGTTAGGAACAGAAGCAACGAGAGCAGGTATTATAAATGTGTTAAAAGACCGCAACTATATTACGGTACAGAAAAATACTGTTTATCCAACAGAGAAAGGGAAAGTTTTGATCGAAGCAGTCGGTAATAGTATTTTAGCATCTCCTGAAATGACTGCGAAATGGGAGGATCGTTTAAGCGATATCGGCAAAGGAGCAGCTTCTGATAAACAGTTTATCGAGCAAGTAAAAAAGCTATCAGCCAAACTCATACAAGACGCTTTACAAGCATCACCAGAATGGACGTTTGACAAATATGACTTAACACAAATACAGCCTTCAAAATGGTCGAAAACAAAGACAAAGGGTAAGTTTACAAGACAGACAAAACCATTAGGCAAATGCAAAAGCTGTGATGGAGATATTGTTGATAAAGGAAGTTTCTATGGTTGTTCAAATTACAAATCAAACGAATGTACATTTACGTTATCAAAAAAAGTTTTAGGTAAGTCTATATCACAAACGAACATTCGCAAGCTTTTATCAAAAGGGAAGACAGATGTCATAAAAGACTTTAAAAAAAATGATAAAACCTTTCAGGCAGCATTAGTTTGGAACGATGAGAAAAAGAAAATTGAATTCCATTTTCCTAAGTAG
- a CDS encoding CvfB family protein, translating to MKEQFYAGKIETLKIVHKSKAGFHLSNGQEDTLLPFYEVTTPVNKGDEVEVFFYVNKEGNLVPTMKVPSIYFDKYGWVEVVDRIPHLGVFADIGTAKEVLVSKDDLPLKQSVWPKPGDQVFVKLDTDKKGRLLAVLASEEVILKEATFAEKKLIHTDVTGRVYRSTKVGTFIFTEEGYRGFIHYTERKEEPRLGQLVSGRIIGVKDDGTVNVSLRSEKVTEMDEDSDRIIQYLEEHGGQMPFGDKSDPEEIRDTFHLSKSAFKRALGKLMKEGKIEQKDGTTILK from the coding sequence ATGAAAGAGCAATTTTACGCAGGAAAAATTGAAACACTGAAAATCGTACATAAATCGAAAGCAGGATTCCATTTATCAAACGGGCAAGAAGACACACTTTTACCTTTTTATGAAGTAACGACCCCTGTAAATAAAGGGGACGAAGTCGAAGTCTTTTTCTATGTAAATAAAGAAGGCAATTTAGTTCCAACAATGAAAGTACCATCTATTTATTTTGATAAATACGGGTGGGTAGAGGTTGTTGATCGTATTCCTCACTTAGGTGTCTTTGCCGATATAGGAACTGCTAAGGAAGTGCTTGTATCAAAAGATGATTTACCATTGAAGCAAAGTGTTTGGCCAAAACCAGGCGATCAAGTATTCGTTAAGTTAGATACAGATAAAAAAGGGAGACTCTTAGCAGTCCTTGCATCAGAAGAGGTTATTTTAAAAGAAGCAACATTTGCTGAGAAGAAACTGATCCATACAGATGTAACAGGAAGAGTGTATCGTTCAACGAAAGTTGGGACCTTTATATTCACTGAAGAAGGTTACAGAGGATTTATCCATTATACTGAACGAAAAGAAGAGCCGCGTTTAGGTCAACTTGTGAGCGGGAGAATAATCGGTGTGAAAGATGATGGAACGGTCAACGTTTCTTTACGTTCAGAAAAAGTAACCGAAATGGATGAAGACTCAGACCGAATCATTCAATACTTAGAGGAACATGGAGGCCAAATGCCATTTGGCGATAAAAGTGATCCAGAAGAAATTCGCGATACCTTTCATTTAAGTAAGTCAGCGTTTAAACGAGCGCTTGGAAAGTTAATGAAAGAAGGTAAAATCGAGCAAAAAGATGGAACAACCATTTTGAAATAA
- a CDS encoding L,D-transpeptidase family protein: MYFHIVKQGETLFSISEDYRTPISTLIQVNQITNPNLIFVGQPILIPSLPDPNTLPYTINVSLSQKRLTVIENGQFFKSYPIAVGRILKETPVGEFVIINKAPNPGGPFGTMWMSLSKKHYGIHGTDDPTSIGKAVSSGCIRMFNRDVEELASIVPVGTKVTIQP, encoded by the coding sequence ATGTACTTTCATATTGTAAAACAGGGTGAAACATTATTTTCAATTTCTGAAGATTACCGCACGCCAATTTCGACGCTCATTCAAGTCAATCAAATTACCAATCCGAATTTGATATTTGTCGGCCAACCAATTTTAATCCCAAGTTTGCCAGATCCGAACACTTTACCTTATACGATCAATGTTTCGTTATCACAAAAAAGGTTAACAGTAATAGAAAATGGTCAATTTTTTAAATCGTATCCAATCGCAGTAGGGAGGATATTAAAAGAGACCCCAGTTGGAGAGTTTGTCATTATAAATAAAGCTCCGAACCCAGGCGGCCCATTTGGAACGATGTGGATGTCTTTATCCAAAAAGCATTATGGTATTCATGGAACAGATGATCCGACTTCTATTGGAAAGGCAGTCTCGAGTGGGTGTATAAGAATGTTTAACAGAGATGTTGAAGAGCTAGCATCTATTGTACCGGTAGGGACAAAAGTTACAATTCAGCCGTAG
- a CDS encoding M20/M25/M40 family metallo-hydrolase, translating into MEHLFTKLLQEDKVQEALHFFESENEKTLKDQIELTAIPAPTFDENERGSFFEQKLNELHLEDIQTGDVGNVFGIRKGSGQGPKIVVSAHLDTVFPAGTNVDATFKDGKVYAPGIADDGRGLAVLLTLLKAFNKTKIKTVGDIIFLATVGEEGLGDLRGVKSFFNNHDHIDAFISIEPGSPSRIIYEGTGSRRYIVQYKGSGGHSFGDFGTPSAIHALGRAVAMLSDMKTPDNPKTTFNVGTVEGGTTVNTIAANAKMVIDLRSTDQNELLALEEKGLAFAQQAANLENERWGVSADKGISVEFKMVGNRPAGTQSANASIVKCAEHANNALNIEPNLAPPVSTDSNVPISLGVPAVTLGGGGDCGGMHTLEEYFNPEGSYNGPQHIFLMLIALAGVQEITKPIALPLKINE; encoded by the coding sequence ATGGAACATCTATTTACTAAATTATTACAAGAAGACAAAGTACAAGAAGCATTACATTTTTTTGAAAGTGAAAATGAAAAGACATTAAAAGATCAAATTGAATTAACAGCAATTCCAGCACCAACTTTCGACGAAAATGAGCGTGGTTCATTTTTCGAGCAAAAATTGAATGAGCTTCACCTAGAAGATATTCAAACAGGCGACGTAGGTAATGTCTTTGGTATAAGAAAAGGGAGCGGACAAGGACCAAAGATTGTCGTATCTGCTCACCTTGATACTGTTTTTCCTGCAGGAACAAATGTAGACGCTACGTTTAAAGATGGGAAAGTTTATGCCCCTGGAATTGCCGATGATGGTAGAGGACTAGCTGTCCTATTAACATTATTAAAAGCGTTTAACAAAACGAAGATCAAGACCGTTGGTGACATTATATTTTTAGCGACAGTTGGTGAAGAAGGGTTAGGCGATTTAAGAGGGGTCAAGTCATTTTTTAACAATCATGATCATATCGACGCCTTTATTTCGATTGAGCCCGGTTCCCCTTCAAGAATTATTTATGAAGGAACAGGAAGTAGACGGTATATCGTTCAATATAAAGGTAGTGGTGGTCATAGCTTCGGAGATTTTGGTACACCAAGTGCTATACATGCATTAGGCCGTGCTGTTGCTATGCTTTCAGATATGAAAACTCCAGATAATCCTAAAACGACATTTAATGTAGGAACAGTAGAAGGCGGAACAACAGTGAATACGATTGCCGCAAATGCTAAAATGGTCATTGATTTAAGGTCGACGGATCAGAATGAGTTATTAGCATTAGAAGAGAAAGGATTGGCATTTGCACAGCAAGCTGCAAACCTAGAAAATGAACGATGGGGTGTTTCAGCAGATAAAGGGATTTCCGTAGAGTTTAAAATGGTTGGTAATCGACCAGCAGGTACTCAGTCTGCTAATGCAAGTATTGTAAAATGTGCGGAACATGCAAACAATGCTCTCAACATTGAGCCAAACTTAGCACCACCAGTTAGTACAGATTCGAACGTTCCAATCAGCCTAGGAGTTCCAGCTGTAACACTTGGTGGCGGTGGCGATTGTGGTGGAATGCATACATTAGAAGAATATTTTAATCCTGAAGGATCATATAATGGTCCTCAACATATATTTTTAATGCTTATTGCATTAGCTGGTGTTCAAGAAATAACAAAGCCAATCGCATTACCCTTAAAGATCAACGAATAA
- a CDS encoding YitT family protein, with protein MLRIIYMVLSCVVVSFGVFILQSSQVITGGTAGLALSISYLLSSSFAIVFFMINIPFYILSVFKMGWKFTLSTIFAVTTLSLMTEVIQFLPTIEINAIFGSILGGIICGFGLSFLFMNGSSLGGANILALVLQRRFHIDPGKTTFAFDFAVILTGLMSVGLLRGIYSVLSIIMISMIISYFKGKIAKKNADPEPVQQAQKAS; from the coding sequence ATGTTACGAATTATATATATGGTTTTATCATGTGTGGTTGTTAGTTTTGGTGTTTTTATTCTTCAAAGTTCCCAAGTCATTACTGGAGGGACTGCTGGGTTAGCATTAAGTATTTCGTATTTATTAAGCAGTTCGTTTGCGATCGTTTTCTTTATGATTAATATTCCGTTTTACATATTGTCTGTGTTTAAAATGGGCTGGAAATTTACACTCTCGACCATTTTTGCAGTAACGACATTGTCATTAATGACTGAAGTGATTCAGTTTCTCCCAACAATAGAAATCAATGCAATCTTCGGTTCAATATTAGGGGGAATTATCTGTGGTTTTGGTTTATCCTTCTTATTTATGAATGGTTCCTCTCTTGGGGGAGCAAACATTTTGGCTCTTGTTTTACAAAGGAGGTTTCATATCGACCCTGGTAAGACAACCTTTGCATTTGATTTTGCCGTCATTTTAACTGGCTTAATGTCTGTAGGGCTTCTACGAGGAATTTACTCTGTACTTTCTATTATTATGATATCTATGATTATTAGTTATTTTAAAGGAAAAATCGCAAAGAAAAATGCTGATCCTGAACCAGTACAACAAGCTCAAAAAGCCTCATAA
- a CDS encoding dynamin family protein: MMTIVKEKLERGNLSYTEEEKARLQLLKDKQKERLFEVAFCGHFSAGKSTILNSLLGAEVLPTSPIPTSANIVKIKNGELGLSVHTKDEGKKCWTGEIPWDQVRNWGMNGLKISDITITANLPFLGNASSILDTPGVDSTDDSHESVTVEQLYSTDAVVYVMDYNHVQSETNLYFLKQLSLEKKPIYLVVNQIDKHNETEIPISIFRNSLKNVLQEWGIEYISIYFTSMKNWEHPLNEFAVFEREMKALLYNSDELIETSQHMLTYGLYNAVNHRLSIEKNEAIEDIKDEMENEGYTLEQLSEKARIVNELEYLNHYDQYIWKNFKKENDKLFNNVTLFPYETTDLAREWIETLKPGYKVGILFSKKKTADEQARRLTRLTENLQDKVKSQLIFHLQGYFQKVDRTTLSNVERFEEAVSEMNYEVSNELLKSHVKTDYTSRDYVYTFTKEMTNLIVQHIKEKAKRIVDIQIEEMDGYVKEKRQSTNKQLEKFHAIEEYEKKLEEVKETYTKESEGIQKVLSTFPSERAYVNLLHSVMKKSFPSNHEQSLSGITLPEEGVIDTTWDNDHTSRVIDFSEEDTLKWVTNVKDSLQSFHQSKVLKTERDQLIERIKRYQDQSFVISLFGAFSAGKSSFANALLGESILPVSPNPTTATVNTVEQSNGNNEHGTVKISLKSVEDLNDEIQAVSHQLDESLSVETLKGWSPNTKNYHSSWEKTYSDYLLTLKESIKKNLNELGTWIVKDLKNLEFYVAQEENACLIKEVNIYYDCELTKKGIILVDTPGVNSIHGRHTNVAFQQMKKSDAIFYLTYYNHAFSKADQYFLQQIGKVNESFEHDKLYFIINASDLANNENELNGVKKHVHDQLLSNGLEKPRIYDVSSKQGLAAKKNKDVASTSFSRFETSFYNETIIELKKLSFDMIVHQLNQFVEKLDDSVRFMKEDEAEQKRQHKILQQTVKEQMLAVQNSSFSYVLRDLIQEYDQMTLYLRERMKFVLNDYFPTAINVATVNGNSKKQLQEQLLGAMKEWKGLGEYFLKQELEASIVRMEAKLKERAYDWVKEESHAVQKELTSYAYYPDLQRIELTGDLHEVDLNVDLLTFKSYIKSKKDFFEQGTIKVLKEQLVQTGVEKASDSIATWSKLFTDVLEDSLKRIEKELKEEMVAAIENELSRSEALMDKNVQASIEKEQKALTEFLNP, translated from the coding sequence ATGATGACAATTGTAAAAGAGAAACTAGAGCGAGGGAACCTTTCCTATACGGAAGAAGAGAAAGCTCGCTTACAATTGCTAAAAGATAAACAAAAGGAACGACTGTTTGAAGTCGCTTTTTGTGGGCATTTTTCAGCAGGAAAATCAACGATCTTAAATTCATTACTAGGTGCAGAAGTTTTACCAACTAGTCCAATTCCGACAAGTGCAAATATCGTTAAAATAAAAAATGGTGAATTAGGTTTATCTGTACATACAAAAGATGAAGGCAAAAAGTGTTGGACGGGCGAAATTCCATGGGATCAGGTACGTAACTGGGGCATGAACGGCTTAAAAATATCAGATATTACAATCACAGCAAATTTACCGTTCTTAGGAAATGCTAGTTCCATTTTAGATACTCCTGGAGTTGATTCAACGGATGATTCACACGAATCTGTTACTGTAGAACAATTGTATTCGACAGATGCCGTTGTTTATGTGATGGATTATAATCACGTCCAGTCTGAAACGAATTTATATTTCTTGAAACAGCTATCACTAGAAAAAAAACCAATATATCTCGTCGTAAACCAAATAGATAAACATAATGAAACCGAAATTCCAATTTCGATCTTCCGAAATTCTTTAAAAAATGTTTTGCAAGAGTGGGGAATAGAATATATTTCAATATATTTTACATCGATGAAAAATTGGGAACATCCACTAAATGAATTTGCGGTCTTTGAACGAGAGATGAAAGCTCTTTTATACAATAGTGATGAGCTAATAGAGACATCCCAGCACATGTTAACGTATGGATTATACAATGCAGTAAATCATCGTTTGTCAATTGAAAAGAACGAAGCGATTGAAGATATTAAAGATGAAATGGAAAACGAAGGATACACACTTGAACAACTTTCAGAAAAAGCTCGAATCGTTAATGAGTTAGAATATTTAAATCATTATGATCAATACATTTGGAAAAACTTCAAGAAAGAAAACGATAAACTATTTAATAATGTGACACTCTTTCCATATGAAACGACAGACCTTGCTCGTGAATGGATTGAAACGTTAAAACCGGGTTATAAAGTTGGCATCTTGTTTTCTAAAAAGAAAACCGCTGATGAACAAGCACGTAGACTCACACGTTTAACTGAAAATCTTCAAGATAAAGTGAAGTCACAATTAATCTTTCATTTGCAAGGGTACTTTCAAAAAGTTGACCGTACGACATTATCTAATGTTGAGCGGTTTGAAGAAGCAGTAAGTGAAATGAATTATGAAGTCTCTAACGAACTTTTGAAAAGTCATGTGAAAACAGATTATACGAGTAGGGATTACGTATACACATTTACAAAAGAAATGACAAACTTGATTGTGCAACACATCAAAGAAAAAGCAAAACGAATCGTTGACATTCAAATTGAAGAAATGGATGGCTATGTAAAAGAAAAGCGCCAGTCTACGAATAAACAACTCGAAAAATTTCATGCAATTGAAGAGTATGAAAAAAAGCTTGAAGAAGTCAAGGAAACTTATACGAAGGAGTCAGAAGGTATTCAAAAAGTATTATCTACCTTCCCGTCAGAAAGAGCATATGTAAATTTACTTCATTCAGTTATGAAAAAATCATTTCCTTCTAATCACGAGCAATCCCTTTCAGGTATCACTTTACCTGAAGAAGGAGTCATTGATACGACGTGGGATAACGATCATACTTCACGTGTCATTGACTTTTCAGAAGAAGACACGCTTAAGTGGGTGACAAATGTTAAAGATTCGTTACAATCATTTCATCAATCAAAAGTGTTAAAGACAGAGCGTGATCAACTCATTGAAAGGATAAAGAGATATCAAGATCAGTCTTTTGTTATTTCTTTATTTGGTGCATTTAGTGCAGGGAAATCAAGTTTTGCCAATGCATTATTAGGTGAAAGTATTTTACCTGTTTCTCCGAATCCAACAACCGCTACTGTAAATACCGTTGAACAATCAAACGGCAATAATGAACACGGCACAGTTAAGATTTCGTTAAAATCTGTGGAAGATTTAAATGATGAGATTCAGGCGGTTAGTCATCAGTTAGATGAATCATTATCTGTTGAGACACTTAAAGGTTGGTCACCGAATACAAAGAACTACCATTCCAGTTGGGAAAAAACGTATTCCGACTATTTACTTACTTTAAAGGAAAGCATAAAGAAAAACTTAAACGAATTGGGGACATGGATTGTGAAAGATTTAAAAAATCTTGAATTTTATGTCGCTCAAGAAGAGAATGCATGCTTAATTAAGGAAGTAAATATTTATTATGATTGTGAACTAACAAAAAAAGGGATTATTCTTGTTGATACGCCAGGAGTGAATTCCATTCATGGGAGGCATACAAATGTTGCATTTCAGCAAATGAAAAAATCTGATGCCATTTTTTATTTGACGTATTACAATCATGCGTTTTCAAAAGCAGATCAATACTTCCTTCAACAAATTGGAAAGGTAAATGAAAGCTTTGAACATGATAAACTTTACTTTATTATTAATGCATCTGACTTAGCTAATAATGAAAATGAATTAAATGGTGTAAAAAAACATGTCCATGATCAACTATTAAGTAACGGTTTAGAAAAACCGCGCATCTATGATGTATCAAGTAAACAAGGATTGGCTGCCAAAAAAAATAAAGATGTCGCAAGCACAAGCTTTTCAAGGTTTGAAACGTCTTTTTATAATGAAACGATTATAGAACTGAAAAAATTAAGTTTTGATATGATTGTTCATCAACTAAATCAATTTGTCGAGAAGCTTGATGACAGTGTTCGTTTTATGAAAGAAGATGAAGCAGAACAAAAGAGACAACATAAAATATTACAACAAACCGTGAAGGAACAAATGTTAGCTGTTCAAAATTCCTCGTTTTCTTATGTATTAAGAGACTTAATTCAAGAGTATGACCAAATGACGTTATATTTACGCGAGAGAATGAAGTTCGTATTAAATGATTACTTTCCGACAGCGATTAATGTTGCAACAGTAAATGGAAATTCAAAGAAACAATTACAAGAGCAACTATTAGGAGCAATGAAGGAATGGAAAGGGTTAGGAGAATACTTCTTAAAACAAGAGCTTGAAGCAAGTATTGTACGTATGGAAGCCAAATTAAAAGAAAGAGCATATGATTGGGTAAAAGAAGAGTCACATGCGGTTCAAAAAGAGTTGACTTCATATGCGTATTACCCTGATTTACAAAGAATTGAATTAACTGGAGATCTTCATGAGGTGGATTTAAATGTCGATCTATTAACGTTTAAATCTTATATCAAATCAAAGAAAGACTTTTTTGAACAAGGGACAATTAAAGTGTTAAAAGAACAATTAGTGCAAACTGGTGTTGAGAAAGCAAGTGATTCTATAGCTACATGGTCTAAACTTTTTACGGATGTATTAGAAGATTCATTAAAACGCATAGAAAAAGAGTTAAAAGAAGAAATGGTTGCAGCCATTGAAAATGAATTATCTCGTTCTGAAGCACTAATGGATAAAAACGTTCAAGCTTCAATAGAGAAAGAACAAAAAGCATTAACGGAATTTTTGAATCCGTGA
- a CDS encoding TIGR04053 family radical SAM/SPASM domain-containing protein: MFPQDYNENPFIVIWELTRACELKCLHCRAEAQYRRHPMELSFEEGKKLIDDIHSMNNPMLVFTGGDPLMREDVFDIAKYAIDKGVRVSMTPSATPNVTKEAMSKAKEVGLSRWAFSLDGPNAEIHDHFRGTSGSFDLTMNAIKYLHELNMPIQINTVISTYNVNQLDEMAALVEELDCVLWSVFFLVPTGRGQEDDMISPVEHEKVFQWLYDLSKRVSFDIKTTAAQHYRRVVIQNKMREKAENEKEIQYKDALVQGETGKIDGLGRAPKGVNDGNGFVFISHTGDVYPSGLLPVKAGNVRETPLPTIYRESDIFKSLRNPDLYKGKCGVCEYRHVCGGSRSRAYAMTGDYLESEPFCVYVPKELRKKKVQ, from the coding sequence ATGTTTCCTCAAGATTATAATGAAAATCCGTTTATCGTAATATGGGAGTTAACACGTGCTTGTGAATTAAAGTGTCTGCATTGTCGCGCAGAAGCTCAGTACCGTCGTCATCCTATGGAACTTTCGTTTGAAGAAGGGAAAAAGTTAATTGATGATATACATTCGATGAACAACCCTATGCTAGTTTTTACAGGTGGAGACCCGCTGATGAGAGAAGATGTGTTTGATATTGCAAAATATGCAATTGATAAAGGTGTACGAGTATCAATGACACCATCAGCAACACCTAATGTAACAAAAGAAGCAATGTCAAAAGCGAAAGAGGTCGGATTATCAAGGTGGGCATTTAGTCTAGATGGACCAAACGCTGAAATACATGATCACTTCCGTGGAACGTCTGGTTCGTTTGATTTAACAATGAATGCAATTAAATACCTACATGAGTTAAATATGCCTATTCAAATTAATACGGTCATTTCAACGTATAATGTCAATCAATTAGATGAAATGGCTGCGCTCGTTGAAGAGTTAGATTGTGTATTATGGAGTGTGTTCTTCCTTGTTCCAACTGGAAGAGGGCAAGAAGATGACATGATTTCTCCAGTTGAACATGAAAAAGTATTCCAATGGCTTTACGACCTGTCTAAACGAGTCTCATTTGATATCAAAACAACGGCAGCGCAGCACTATCGCCGAGTTGTTATTCAAAACAAAATGCGTGAGAAAGCTGAAAATGAAAAAGAGATCCAATATAAAGATGCACTTGTTCAAGGTGAGACAGGAAAAATTGATGGATTAGGCAGAGCACCTAAAGGTGTTAATGATGGAAATGGATTCGTATTTATTTCACATACCGGGGATGTATATCCTAGCGGTCTACTACCTGTAAAAGCAGGTAATGTCCGTGAGACACCTTTACCTACGATTTATAGGGAATCTGACATTTTTAAATCATTAAGAAACCCTGATTTATATAAAGGAAAGTGCGGTGTTTGTGAATACCGTCATGTTTGTGGGGGATCTAGATCGAGAGCGTACGCAATGACAGGTGACTATCTAGAAAGTGAACCATTCTGTGTATATGTTCCAAAAGAATTAAGGAAAAAGAAGGTCCAATAA